The Paenibacillus sp. RC334 nucleotide sequence TCCTGTAATTATACGACAGACACCATTAAATTGAGTTTTCTTACTCTTTTAGAAACGAAAAAAATGCCTCAAATAACGGTAACTGAAATATGTAAACAAGCAGATATTAACCGTGGCACCTTTTATCTTCACTATAAAGACCCTTATGAATTATTTGAGGTAATGCAGAATGGATTTAATCAAGAAATAATGGAAACGTTACAAAAAGGAGAAAGTCCCTGCACAACCGAAGAATCCTTGATCAACCTATTGAGCATAATTCAAGATAAGAAAACGATTTATAAAATCTTAATTTCGGAGAGAGGAAAAAAATAACTTTCTATCACAAGTCTTGCTTGAAGATTATCTGCAAAGAAATGGAGACAAACAAAACAGGAAGGAGCCATTTTCAATGGACTATTCTTTCACTTACATGGTTCACGGTTCCATTGGAGTCATTAATCAATGGCTTGAGTCAAATAGTGGGGAAAGCCCGCAAACTATTGCACATATCATTTCTTCCTTGGCTCATCAATAATGACATCATCCAATGAAATGGCCAAGGTGTTTGGCATAAAGTAAAGGACAAGGACTTGTGTTCATAGCCGCTTAGATAGATATCTAATGAAATTAAACAATTAGTGAGGCAAAGGAGAGACTTTACAGAAGCTTTATTATAATCCATGCAATAATATACTACATACCATTTAATCTTAAGATGTAATATTCATAAGAATACCTTGAAGGGAGCTTTTCTCATGAATATTGCATCTTTTTTATTATACTGTTGTATTGTTACTTTTACACCAGGACCTACTAATATCGTAATATTATCCACAGTGCATAATTTTGGGACAAAAAAGGCAATGAAATATACGTATGGAGCAACAATTGCTTTTGGTTTATTACTTGTTTTTTCTGCTGTGTTGAGCACTACGCTTATAACGATTATACCAAGAATTTTAGTTGTTATGCAGATAATCGGAAGCTTTTATATGTTCTATCTCGCTTATCAAATTTACAAAATGGATACATCAAAACCAGCTGTAAACCAAACCGCTACCTTTATGACAGGCTTCCTTATGCAGTTTTTAAATCCAAAGGTGATAATATTTACATTGACTATAATTCCTAACTTTATTATGCCCTACTATAATACAATACCTGCAGTAACCATAAGTGTTATGGTTATAACTCTTGTTGGATTTTTAGCATTTGCTACGTGGGTTCTTTTCGGTACAATCTTCAAGGAGTTTTTACAAAGGCATCAAAAGACTGTTAATGTAATTATGGCATTATTTTTAGTTTATGCCGCAGTAATGATATGGATGTAGGTAAGCTAATAAAGAGGAGAATTAAATGGACAAATTTATCTATAAAAAATCGGCAGGTATTACTGCGTTGTCAGCATGTATTACTGATTTTACGTATAAAAAG carries:
- a CDS encoding TetR-like C-terminal domain-containing protein, which produces MLEDYLQRNGDKQNRKEPFSMDYSFTYMVHGSIGVINQWLESNSGESPQTIAHIISSLAHQ
- a CDS encoding LysE family transporter — translated: MNIASFLLYCCIVTFTPGPTNIVILSTVHNFGTKKAMKYTYGATIAFGLLLVFSAVLSTTLITIIPRILVVMQIIGSFYMFYLAYQIYKMDTSKPAVNQTATFMTGFLMQFLNPKVIIFTLTIIPNFIMPYYNTIPAVTISVMVITLVGFLAFATWVLFGTIFKEFLQRHQKTVNVIMALFLVYAAVMIWM